The Lycium barbarum isolate Lr01 chromosome 12, ASM1917538v2, whole genome shotgun sequence genome includes a region encoding these proteins:
- the LOC132625106 gene encoding cysteine-rich receptor-like protein kinase 10 isoform X3 encodes MVSQKWLLFLFLHIHLHVIILAQLPDLRYSFCGDNGNYSENSAYQKNLNTLLSSLPSKIDKYGFYNASIGQNSDRASVIVLCRGDVELEECRSCVNNVARKLVQLCPNQKEVFGGYDGCMLQYSNRSIIGTASFSVRYYFKNPANASKPEEFNQELIKLLENLRDDAAKGGPLRKYASGNVTGPNSQIIYALVQCTPDLDRQTCFNCLTDAYGNMPDCPCKGKRGGRIIGTSCNVRYESSRFFENVALETPPPAGIHGDDISTAESLQYDFSTIRAATDNFSNANKLGQGGFGPVYKGKLPNGQEVAVKRLSADSGQGDLEFKNEVLLVARLQHRNLVRLLGFCLDGTERLLVYEFVPNASLDHFLFDSVKRRQLDWERRSKIIGGIAKGILYLHEDSRLRIIHRDLKASNVLLDAEMNPKISDFGMARLFTMDETQGSTNRIVGTYGYMAPEYAMHGQFSVKSDVFSFGILALEILSGQRNTSFGNGESVEDLLSYAWSNWRKGTTINFIDPMLRESSGLVRDIMRCIHIALLCVQENVADRPTMAAIVLMLSSLSMSLPVPSGPGYYMHNNISAEMSLMQEYNTRMSDSSELAKSRSIGSSRNEVLISELYPRQHP; translated from the exons ATGGTTAGTCAAAAGTGGCTACTCTTTCTTTTTTTGCATATACATCTTCATGTTATCATCCTAGCGCAGCTGCCTGATTTACGATACAGCTTTTGTGGTGACAACGGTAACTATTCCGAAAATAGTGCCTACCAGAAAAATCTTAACACACTGCTGTCTTCCCTTCCCTCAAAAATAGATAAATATGGTTTCTACAATGCTTCCATTGGCCAAAACTCCGACAGAGCCAGTGTTATTGTGCTATGTAGAGGAGATGTGGAGCTAGAAGAATGTCGCAGTTGTGTCAATAACGTTGCTCGAAAGCTTGTACAGTTATGTCCTAACCAAAAAGAAGTTTTTGGTGGCTATGATGGATGTATGTTACAGTATTCGAATCGATCCATTATAGGCACTGCGTCATTTTCTGTTCGATATTACTTTAAGAATCCTGCGAATGCCTCAAAACCTGAGGAATTTAATCAGGAGCTGATAAAATTATTGGAAAATTTACGAGACGATGCTGCAAAGGGTGGTCCTCTCCGAAAATATGCTAGCGGTAATGTGACAGGTCCAAATTCTCAGATTATATACGCGCTTGTGCAGTGTACTCCTGATTTGGATCGTCAAACTTGCTTCAATTGCTTAACTGACGCTTATGGAAATATGCCTGATTGTCCATGCAAGGGAAAGAGGGGTGGCAGAATCATAGGAACTAGTTGCAACGTCCGTTATGAAAGTTCCCGTTTCTTCGAGAATGTGGCGTTGGAAACCCCGCCACCTGCAG GTATACACGGAGATGATATTAGCACCGCAGAATCCTTGCAATATGATTTTTCTACAATTAGAGCAGCAACAGATAACTTTTCAAATGCTAATAAGTTGGGACAAGGCGGATTTGGTCCCGTCTACAAG GGTAAGCTTCCAAATGGACAAGAAGTAGCAGTGAAAAGATTGTCAGCAGATTCAGGCCAAGGTGATCTAGAATTCAAAAATGAGGTCTTGTTGGTTGCCAGGCTTCAACATAGGAATTTGGTCAGGTTGCTGGGATTTTGCCTAGATGGAACAGAGAGACTTCTTGTCTATGAATTTGTTCCCAATGCAAGCCTTGATCACTTTTTATTTG ATTCAGTTAAACGTAGGCAATTGGATTGGGAAAGGCGATCCAAAATCATAGGAGGCATTGCTAAGGGAATTCTTTATCTTCATGAGGATTCTAGACTTCGCATCATTCATCGTGATCTCAAAGCTAGTAATGTTCTACTTGATGCAGAAATGAATCCTAAAATCTCAGATTTTGGCATGGCAAGGCTATTTACAATGGATGAAACTCAAGGCAGCACAAACAGAATTGTAGGAACCTA TGGATATATGGCACCCGAATATGCAATGCACGGGCAATTTTCAGTCAAATCAGATGTTTTTAGCTTTGGAATACTAGCCTTGGAAATTTTAAGTGGCCAAAGAAACACTTCTTTTGGAAATGGAGAATCCGTGGAAGACCTTCTGAGCTAT GCTTGGTCGAACTGGCGCAAAGGAACAACTATAAATTTTATAGATCCAATGCTGAGGGAGAGCTCAGGACTGGTTCGTGACATAATGAGATGCATTCACATAGCTTTATTGTGTGTTCAAGAAAATGTGGCTGATAGACCAACAATGGCAGCAATAGTTCTCATGCTCAGTAGTCTCTCTATGAGTCTTCCAGTGCCTTCAGGGCCTGGATACTATATGCACAACAATATTAGCGCAGAGATGTCGCTTATGCAAGAATACAACACAAGAATGTCAGACTCTAGTGAACTAGCCAAAAGTAGATCTATTGGTTCATCACGAAATGAGGTGTTGATATCTGAGTTATATCCTCGTCAACATCCTTAG
- the LOC132625106 gene encoding cysteine-rich receptor-like protein kinase 44 isoform X1 — translation MVSQKWLLFLFLHIHLHVIILAQLPDLRYSFCGDNGNYSENSAYQKNLNTLLSSLPSKIDKYGFYNASIGQNSDRASVIVLCRGDVELEECRSCVNNVARKLVQLCPNQKEVFGGYDGCMLQYSNRSIIGTASFSVRYYFKNPANASKPEEFNQELIKLLENLRDDAAKGGPLRKYASGNVTGPNSQIIYALVQCTPDLDRQTCFNCLTDAYGNMPDCPCKGKRGGRIIGTSCNVRYESSRFFENVALETPPPAGNDNKTVPIGRDDKTAPTGVFAGNDNKMVPIGRDDKIAPTGKDDKTARTVTIIVVPTVTIIILIICLSVILMRRRKRKLVKEIRSIHGDDISTAESLQYDFSTIRAATDNFSNANKLGQGGFGPVYKGKLPNGQEVAVKRLSADSGQGDLEFKNEVLLVARLQHRNLVRLLGFCLDGTERLLVYEFVPNASLDHFLFDSVKRRQLDWERRSKIIGGIAKGILYLHEDSRLRIIHRDLKASNVLLDAEMNPKISDFGMARLFTMDETQGSTNRIVGTYGYMAPEYAMHGQFSVKSDVFSFGILALEILSGQRNTSFGNGESVEDLLSYAWSNWRKGTTINFIDPMLRESSGLVRDIMRCIHIALLCVQENVADRPTMAAIVLMLSSLSMSLPVPSGPGYYMHNNISAEMSLMQEYNTRMSDSSELAKSRSIGSSRNEVLISELYPRQHP, via the exons ATGGTTAGTCAAAAGTGGCTACTCTTTCTTTTTTTGCATATACATCTTCATGTTATCATCCTAGCGCAGCTGCCTGATTTACGATACAGCTTTTGTGGTGACAACGGTAACTATTCCGAAAATAGTGCCTACCAGAAAAATCTTAACACACTGCTGTCTTCCCTTCCCTCAAAAATAGATAAATATGGTTTCTACAATGCTTCCATTGGCCAAAACTCCGACAGAGCCAGTGTTATTGTGCTATGTAGAGGAGATGTGGAGCTAGAAGAATGTCGCAGTTGTGTCAATAACGTTGCTCGAAAGCTTGTACAGTTATGTCCTAACCAAAAAGAAGTTTTTGGTGGCTATGATGGATGTATGTTACAGTATTCGAATCGATCCATTATAGGCACTGCGTCATTTTCTGTTCGATATTACTTTAAGAATCCTGCGAATGCCTCAAAACCTGAGGAATTTAATCAGGAGCTGATAAAATTATTGGAAAATTTACGAGACGATGCTGCAAAGGGTGGTCCTCTCCGAAAATATGCTAGCGGTAATGTGACAGGTCCAAATTCTCAGATTATATACGCGCTTGTGCAGTGTACTCCTGATTTGGATCGTCAAACTTGCTTCAATTGCTTAACTGACGCTTATGGAAATATGCCTGATTGTCCATGCAAGGGAAAGAGGGGTGGCAGAATCATAGGAACTAGTTGCAACGTCCGTTATGAAAGTTCCCGTTTCTTCGAGAATGTGGCGTTGGAAACCCCGCCACCTGCAG GGAACGATAATAAAACAGTTCCAATAGGGAGGGATGATAAAACAGCTCCAACAGGCGTTTTTGCAGGGAACGATAATAAAATGGTTCCAATAGGGAGGGATGATAAAATAGCTCCAACAGGAAAGGATGATAAAACAGCACGAACAGTCACCATTATCGTTGTGCCAACTGTTACAATTATCATTCTTATTATTTGTCTTTCTGTCATCCTGATGAGGAGGCGAAAGAGGAAGCTGGTGAAAGAGATTCGGA GTATACACGGAGATGATATTAGCACCGCAGAATCCTTGCAATATGATTTTTCTACAATTAGAGCAGCAACAGATAACTTTTCAAATGCTAATAAGTTGGGACAAGGCGGATTTGGTCCCGTCTACAAG GGTAAGCTTCCAAATGGACAAGAAGTAGCAGTGAAAAGATTGTCAGCAGATTCAGGCCAAGGTGATCTAGAATTCAAAAATGAGGTCTTGTTGGTTGCCAGGCTTCAACATAGGAATTTGGTCAGGTTGCTGGGATTTTGCCTAGATGGAACAGAGAGACTTCTTGTCTATGAATTTGTTCCCAATGCAAGCCTTGATCACTTTTTATTTG ATTCAGTTAAACGTAGGCAATTGGATTGGGAAAGGCGATCCAAAATCATAGGAGGCATTGCTAAGGGAATTCTTTATCTTCATGAGGATTCTAGACTTCGCATCATTCATCGTGATCTCAAAGCTAGTAATGTTCTACTTGATGCAGAAATGAATCCTAAAATCTCAGATTTTGGCATGGCAAGGCTATTTACAATGGATGAAACTCAAGGCAGCACAAACAGAATTGTAGGAACCTA TGGATATATGGCACCCGAATATGCAATGCACGGGCAATTTTCAGTCAAATCAGATGTTTTTAGCTTTGGAATACTAGCCTTGGAAATTTTAAGTGGCCAAAGAAACACTTCTTTTGGAAATGGAGAATCCGTGGAAGACCTTCTGAGCTAT GCTTGGTCGAACTGGCGCAAAGGAACAACTATAAATTTTATAGATCCAATGCTGAGGGAGAGCTCAGGACTGGTTCGTGACATAATGAGATGCATTCACATAGCTTTATTGTGTGTTCAAGAAAATGTGGCTGATAGACCAACAATGGCAGCAATAGTTCTCATGCTCAGTAGTCTCTCTATGAGTCTTCCAGTGCCTTCAGGGCCTGGATACTATATGCACAACAATATTAGCGCAGAGATGTCGCTTATGCAAGAATACAACACAAGAATGTCAGACTCTAGTGAACTAGCCAAAAGTAGATCTATTGGTTCATCACGAAATGAGGTGTTGATATCTGAGTTATATCCTCGTCAACATCCTTAG
- the LOC132625106 gene encoding cysteine-rich receptor-like protein kinase 44 isoform X2 has product MVSQKWLLFLFLHIHLHVIILAQLPDLRYSFCGDNGNYSENSAYQKNLNTLLSSLPSKIDKYGFYNASIGQNSDRASVIVLCRGDVELEECRSCVNNVARKLVQLCPNQKEVFGGYDGCMLQYSNRSIIGTASFSVRYYFKNPANASKPEEFNQELIKLLENLRDDAAKGGPLRKYASGNVTGPNSQIIYALVQCTPDLDRQTCFNCLTDAYGNMPDCPCKGKRGGRIIGTSCNVRYESSRFFENVALETPPPAGNDNKMVPIGRDDKIAPTGKDDKTARTVTIIVVPTVTIIILIICLSVILMRRRKRKLVKEIRSIHGDDISTAESLQYDFSTIRAATDNFSNANKLGQGGFGPVYKGKLPNGQEVAVKRLSADSGQGDLEFKNEVLLVARLQHRNLVRLLGFCLDGTERLLVYEFVPNASLDHFLFDSVKRRQLDWERRSKIIGGIAKGILYLHEDSRLRIIHRDLKASNVLLDAEMNPKISDFGMARLFTMDETQGSTNRIVGTYGYMAPEYAMHGQFSVKSDVFSFGILALEILSGQRNTSFGNGESVEDLLSYAWSNWRKGTTINFIDPMLRESSGLVRDIMRCIHIALLCVQENVADRPTMAAIVLMLSSLSMSLPVPSGPGYYMHNNISAEMSLMQEYNTRMSDSSELAKSRSIGSSRNEVLISELYPRQHP; this is encoded by the exons ATGGTTAGTCAAAAGTGGCTACTCTTTCTTTTTTTGCATATACATCTTCATGTTATCATCCTAGCGCAGCTGCCTGATTTACGATACAGCTTTTGTGGTGACAACGGTAACTATTCCGAAAATAGTGCCTACCAGAAAAATCTTAACACACTGCTGTCTTCCCTTCCCTCAAAAATAGATAAATATGGTTTCTACAATGCTTCCATTGGCCAAAACTCCGACAGAGCCAGTGTTATTGTGCTATGTAGAGGAGATGTGGAGCTAGAAGAATGTCGCAGTTGTGTCAATAACGTTGCTCGAAAGCTTGTACAGTTATGTCCTAACCAAAAAGAAGTTTTTGGTGGCTATGATGGATGTATGTTACAGTATTCGAATCGATCCATTATAGGCACTGCGTCATTTTCTGTTCGATATTACTTTAAGAATCCTGCGAATGCCTCAAAACCTGAGGAATTTAATCAGGAGCTGATAAAATTATTGGAAAATTTACGAGACGATGCTGCAAAGGGTGGTCCTCTCCGAAAATATGCTAGCGGTAATGTGACAGGTCCAAATTCTCAGATTATATACGCGCTTGTGCAGTGTACTCCTGATTTGGATCGTCAAACTTGCTTCAATTGCTTAACTGACGCTTATGGAAATATGCCTGATTGTCCATGCAAGGGAAAGAGGGGTGGCAGAATCATAGGAACTAGTTGCAACGTCCGTTATGAAAGTTCCCGTTTCTTCGAGAATGTGGCGTTGGAAACCCCGCCACCTGCAG GGAACGATAATAAAATGGTTCCAATAGGGAGGGATGATAAAATAGCTCCAACAGGAAAGGATGATAAAACAGCACGAACAGTCACCATTATCGTTGTGCCAACTGTTACAATTATCATTCTTATTATTTGTCTTTCTGTCATCCTGATGAGGAGGCGAAAGAGGAAGCTGGTGAAAGAGATTCGGA GTATACACGGAGATGATATTAGCACCGCAGAATCCTTGCAATATGATTTTTCTACAATTAGAGCAGCAACAGATAACTTTTCAAATGCTAATAAGTTGGGACAAGGCGGATTTGGTCCCGTCTACAAG GGTAAGCTTCCAAATGGACAAGAAGTAGCAGTGAAAAGATTGTCAGCAGATTCAGGCCAAGGTGATCTAGAATTCAAAAATGAGGTCTTGTTGGTTGCCAGGCTTCAACATAGGAATTTGGTCAGGTTGCTGGGATTTTGCCTAGATGGAACAGAGAGACTTCTTGTCTATGAATTTGTTCCCAATGCAAGCCTTGATCACTTTTTATTTG ATTCAGTTAAACGTAGGCAATTGGATTGGGAAAGGCGATCCAAAATCATAGGAGGCATTGCTAAGGGAATTCTTTATCTTCATGAGGATTCTAGACTTCGCATCATTCATCGTGATCTCAAAGCTAGTAATGTTCTACTTGATGCAGAAATGAATCCTAAAATCTCAGATTTTGGCATGGCAAGGCTATTTACAATGGATGAAACTCAAGGCAGCACAAACAGAATTGTAGGAACCTA TGGATATATGGCACCCGAATATGCAATGCACGGGCAATTTTCAGTCAAATCAGATGTTTTTAGCTTTGGAATACTAGCCTTGGAAATTTTAAGTGGCCAAAGAAACACTTCTTTTGGAAATGGAGAATCCGTGGAAGACCTTCTGAGCTAT GCTTGGTCGAACTGGCGCAAAGGAACAACTATAAATTTTATAGATCCAATGCTGAGGGAGAGCTCAGGACTGGTTCGTGACATAATGAGATGCATTCACATAGCTTTATTGTGTGTTCAAGAAAATGTGGCTGATAGACCAACAATGGCAGCAATAGTTCTCATGCTCAGTAGTCTCTCTATGAGTCTTCCAGTGCCTTCAGGGCCTGGATACTATATGCACAACAATATTAGCGCAGAGATGTCGCTTATGCAAGAATACAACACAAGAATGTCAGACTCTAGTGAACTAGCCAAAAGTAGATCTATTGGTTCATCACGAAATGAGGTGTTGATATCTGAGTTATATCCTCGTCAACATCCTTAG
- the LOC132625107 gene encoding cysteine-rich receptor-like protein kinase 44 isoform X1, with translation MAMTIQKWLLFLFLHLHLHVLLLAQPDLQYKQCSVSDTDTYTEKSTYHKNLISLLSSLSKKIDKYGFYNASIGQNSDMVSAIVLCRGDVDLEGCRSCVSDIAQVLVRSCPNKTEAFGGYDDCMLQYSSNRSIIGARSFSTPLYMWNTEDASRHKEFNQTLIKLLDNLRDLAAAAGRFRKYASGNVTGPKSQPIFAFVQCTPDLSPQNCSDCLTEAYGDLPECPCYNMRGGRIIGARCNFRYESYNFLKHVSLEALPPAGKDDKTAPIRKDDKTARTVIIMVVVIVVILIGCISIISMKRQKRKLVDRVQTISADDISTTESLQYDFSTIIVATNNFSNANKLGQGGFGPVYKGMLPNGQEVAVKRLSVDSGQGYLKFKNEVLLVARLQHRNLVKLLGFCLDGTERLLVYEFVPNASLDHFLFDRVKCRQLDWEMRSKIIGGVARGILYLHEDSRLRIIHRDLKASNVLLDAEMNPKISDFGMARLFASNETQGNTSRIVGTYGYMAPEYAMHGKFSVKSDVFSFGVLVLEIISSQRNTCSKKEESMEDLVSYVWSNWREGTITNLIDPVLRGSTGPNRDIMRYIHIALLCVQDNVANRPHMSAVLLMLSSCSLNLPVPHNDVNPQISSMSGSSKLTESKLISSSGSEVWITELYPR, from the exons ATGGCCATGACTATTCAAAAGTGGCTACTCTTTCTGTTTTTGCATTTACATCTTCATGTTCTCCTCCTAGCGCAGCCTGATTTACAATACAAACAATGTTCGGTCAGTGATACTGATACCTATACGGAAAAGAGTACATACCATAAAAATCTTATCTCGCTCCTCTCTTCCCTTTCCAAAAAAATAGATAAATATGGTTTCTACAATGCTTCCATTGGCCAAAACTCCGACATGGTCAGTGCTATTGTGCTATGTAGAGGAGATGTGGATCTTGAAGGATGTCGCAGTTGTGTCAGTGACATTGCTCAAGTTCTTGTACGTTCATGTCCTAACAAAACAGAAGCTTTTGGTGGCTATGATGACTGTATGTTACAGTATAGCTCGAATCGATCCATTATAGGCGCAAGGTCATTTTCTACTCCACTGTACATGTGGAATACTGAGGATGCCTCAAGACATAAGGAGTTTAACCAGACGCTGATAAAATTATTGGATAATTTACGAGaccttgctgctgctgctggtcGCTTTCGAAAATATGCTAGTGGCAATGTGACAGGTCCAAAATCTCAGCCAATATTTGCATTTGTGCAGTGTACTCCTGACTTATCTCCTCAGAATTGCTCTGATTGCTTAACTGAGGCTTATGGAGATTTGCCGGAATGTCCCTGCTATAACATGAGAGGTGGAAGAATCATAGGTGCTAGGTGCAATTTCCGTTATGAAAGTTACAATTTCTTAAAGCATGTGTCGTTGGAAGCTCTGCCACCGGCAG GGAAGGATGATAAAACAGCTCCAATAAGGAAGGATGATAAAACAGCTCGAACTGTGATCATTATGGTTGTAGTTATAGTTGTTATTCTTATTGGTTGCATTTCTATCATATCTATGAAGAGGCAAAAGAGGAAGCTAGTGGACAGAGTTCAGA CTATAAGCGCTGATGATATTAGCACCACAGAGTCCTTGCAATATGATTTTTCTACAATCATAGTAGCAACAAACAACTTCTCAAATGCTAATAAGTTGGGACAAGGTGGATTTGGTCCTGTGTACAAG GGCATGCTACCAAATGGACAAGAAGTAGCAGTGAAAAGATTGTCTGTAGATTCAGGACAAGGTTATCTAAAATTCAAAAATGAGGTGTTGTTGGTTGCTAGGCTTCAACACCGGAATTTGGTCAAGTTACTGGGATTTTGTCTTGATGGAACAGAGAGACTTCTTGTCTATGAATTTGTTCCAAATGCAAGCCTTGACCACTTTTTATTTG ATCGAGTGAAATGTAGGCAATTGGATTGGGAAATGCGATCAAAAATCATAGGAGGCGTTGCTAGGGGAATTCTTTACCTCCATGAAGATTCTAGACTTCGCATCATTCATCGTGATCTCAAAGCTAGTAATGTTCTACTAGATGCAGAAATGAATCCTAAAATTTCAGACTTTGGCATGGCAAGGTTGTTTGCATCGAATGAAACTCAAGGCAACACTAGCAGAATTGTTGGGACCTA TGGGTATATGGCACCGGAGTATGCAATGCACGGGAAATTTTCAGTCAAATCGGATGTTTTTAGTTTTGGAGTACTAGTCTTGGAAATTATAAGCAGCCAAAGAAACACTTGTTCCAAAAAAGAAGAATCTATGGAAGACCTTGTGAGTTAT GTTTGGTCGAACTGGCGTGAAGGAACAATTACAAATTTGATAGACCCCGTGCTGAGGGGAAGCACAGGACCGAATCGTGACATAATGAGATACATCCACATAGCTTTATTGTGCGTTCAAGATAATGTTGCTAATAGACCACACATGAGTGCAGTGCTTCTCATGCTCAGTAGCTGCTCTCTGAATCTTCCAGTGCCACACAATGATGTAAACCCACAAATTTCAAGTATGTCAGGGTCAAGCAAACTAACCGAAAGTAAATTAATTTCTTCATCAGGAAGTGAGGTGTGGATAACTGAGTTGTATCCTCGATAA
- the LOC132625107 gene encoding cysteine-rich receptor-like protein kinase 10 isoform X2, whose product MAMTIQKWLLFLFLHLHLHVLLLAQPDLQYKQCSVSDTDTYTEKSTYHKNLISLLSSLSKKIDKYGFYNASIGQNSDMVSAIVLCRGDVDLEGCRSCVSDIAQVLVRSCPNKTEAFGGYDDCMLQYSSNRSIIGARSFSTPLYMWNTEDASRHKEFNQTLIKLLDNLRDLAAAAGRFRKYASGNVTGPKSQPIFAFVQCTPDLSPQNCSDCLTEAYGDLPECPCYNMRGGRIIGARCNFRYESYNFLKHVSLEALPPAGKDDKTAPIRKDDKTARTVIIMVVVIVVILIGCISIISMKRQKRKLVDRVQTISADDISTTESLQYDFSTIIVATNNFSNANKLGQGGFGPVYKGMLPNGQEVAVKRLSVDSGQGYLKFKNEVLLVARLQHRNLVKLLGFCLDGTERLLVYEFVPNASLDHFLFDRVKCRQLDWEMRSKIIGGVARGILYLHEDSRLRIIHRDLKASNVLLDAEMNPKISDFGMARLFASNETQGNTSRIVGTYGYMAPEYAMHGKFSVKSDVFSFGVLVLEIISSQRNTCSKKEESMEDLVSYYHRFGRTGVKEQLQI is encoded by the exons ATGGCCATGACTATTCAAAAGTGGCTACTCTTTCTGTTTTTGCATTTACATCTTCATGTTCTCCTCCTAGCGCAGCCTGATTTACAATACAAACAATGTTCGGTCAGTGATACTGATACCTATACGGAAAAGAGTACATACCATAAAAATCTTATCTCGCTCCTCTCTTCCCTTTCCAAAAAAATAGATAAATATGGTTTCTACAATGCTTCCATTGGCCAAAACTCCGACATGGTCAGTGCTATTGTGCTATGTAGAGGAGATGTGGATCTTGAAGGATGTCGCAGTTGTGTCAGTGACATTGCTCAAGTTCTTGTACGTTCATGTCCTAACAAAACAGAAGCTTTTGGTGGCTATGATGACTGTATGTTACAGTATAGCTCGAATCGATCCATTATAGGCGCAAGGTCATTTTCTACTCCACTGTACATGTGGAATACTGAGGATGCCTCAAGACATAAGGAGTTTAACCAGACGCTGATAAAATTATTGGATAATTTACGAGaccttgctgctgctgctggtcGCTTTCGAAAATATGCTAGTGGCAATGTGACAGGTCCAAAATCTCAGCCAATATTTGCATTTGTGCAGTGTACTCCTGACTTATCTCCTCAGAATTGCTCTGATTGCTTAACTGAGGCTTATGGAGATTTGCCGGAATGTCCCTGCTATAACATGAGAGGTGGAAGAATCATAGGTGCTAGGTGCAATTTCCGTTATGAAAGTTACAATTTCTTAAAGCATGTGTCGTTGGAAGCTCTGCCACCGGCAG GGAAGGATGATAAAACAGCTCCAATAAGGAAGGATGATAAAACAGCTCGAACTGTGATCATTATGGTTGTAGTTATAGTTGTTATTCTTATTGGTTGCATTTCTATCATATCTATGAAGAGGCAAAAGAGGAAGCTAGTGGACAGAGTTCAGA CTATAAGCGCTGATGATATTAGCACCACAGAGTCCTTGCAATATGATTTTTCTACAATCATAGTAGCAACAAACAACTTCTCAAATGCTAATAAGTTGGGACAAGGTGGATTTGGTCCTGTGTACAAG GGCATGCTACCAAATGGACAAGAAGTAGCAGTGAAAAGATTGTCTGTAGATTCAGGACAAGGTTATCTAAAATTCAAAAATGAGGTGTTGTTGGTTGCTAGGCTTCAACACCGGAATTTGGTCAAGTTACTGGGATTTTGTCTTGATGGAACAGAGAGACTTCTTGTCTATGAATTTGTTCCAAATGCAAGCCTTGACCACTTTTTATTTG ATCGAGTGAAATGTAGGCAATTGGATTGGGAAATGCGATCAAAAATCATAGGAGGCGTTGCTAGGGGAATTCTTTACCTCCATGAAGATTCTAGACTTCGCATCATTCATCGTGATCTCAAAGCTAGTAATGTTCTACTAGATGCAGAAATGAATCCTAAAATTTCAGACTTTGGCATGGCAAGGTTGTTTGCATCGAATGAAACTCAAGGCAACACTAGCAGAATTGTTGGGACCTA TGGGTATATGGCACCGGAGTATGCAATGCACGGGAAATTTTCAGTCAAATCGGATGTTTTTAGTTTTGGAGTACTAGTCTTGGAAATTATAAGCAGCCAAAGAAACACTTGTTCCAAAAAAGAAGAATCTATGGAAGACCTTGTGAGTTAT TATCACAGGTTTGGTCGAACTGGCGTGAAGGAACAATTACAAATTTGA